Proteins from one Flavobacterium sp. N2038 genomic window:
- a CDS encoding T9SS type A sorting domain-containing protein, whose amino-acid sequence MKKLYFLVLTLYFFNSLNAQIINIVDINLKMKLISLNVDTNSNFQIEAAEALNLKFLDISNSNISSLQGLENFTNLEYLNCSNNPILNGIDFNVLKKLTYLNYSFIQSTTYFNIENSNLTTLVLDGSPNLQYLQCVANKNLTSLSISGATKLTTLWCPNNKLTSLNLEGLTSLKNIECYGNQLTTLDVGNLLNLTSLSCQGNLLSTLNVNGASGLKSLTCFNNKLLRINVSNLINLESLLCYSNELLELNVNGLVNLKELYCDTNHIPSLNLSGLVNLENLNCSINQLSELNLNGLVNLQELRCSNNQLSSLNLSGLTKLLTFECVNTQIKTLDLSESKNIENLICSQNQLTSLFIKNGSNEKGYLNFAKNPDLKYVCVDESQTEEVKQLVNNYGYTNCNVNSYCSFAPGSDYFTIQGVNKFDETNNGCDASDYNFPNLKFNLFDGTNNGSLIAAANGNYSIALPAGSHTVTPVLENPSYFNVSPAQLDVTFPTQASPVVQNFCITSNGTHPDLEVSILPIIAARPGFDSSYKIIYKNKGNITQSGTVNLAFDDAVLDLVTANPVATTQVINNLSWSFINLKPFESKEINLTIKVNAPTAIPAVNNGDILSFKANITSALADDTALDNTFTLNQTVVGSYDPNDKTCLEGSVIKSGLIGEYVHYMIRFENTGTYAAQNIVVKDLIDLSKFDISTLIPTSSSHAFVAKISEVNKVEFIFENINLPFNNANNDGYIAFKIKTKPTLKVGDTFTNDANIYFDYNFPILTNKATSKFDASLETSDFVFSNYFTLYPNPASDILNVDAKQDTEIQSIAIYDVLGQLVIAVPNAKSISNIDVSRLKTGNYFIKVKSDKGSSGMKFIKN is encoded by the coding sequence ATGAAGAAACTCTACTTTTTAGTTCTTACTTTATACTTTTTCAATAGTTTGAATGCACAAATTATTAATATTGTAGATATTAATCTTAAAATGAAGTTGATATCATTGAATGTTGATACAAATTCAAATTTTCAAATTGAAGCTGCTGAAGCATTAAATTTAAAATTTTTAGATATTAGTAATTCAAACATTAGTTCTTTGCAAGGGTTGGAAAATTTCACCAATCTTGAGTATTTAAATTGCAGCAACAATCCAATCCTTAATGGAATTGATTTTAATGTGCTTAAAAAACTTACTTACCTGAACTATTCTTTTATTCAAAGCACTACTTATTTTAATATTGAAAATTCAAATCTTACTACATTAGTACTAGATGGATCTCCAAACTTACAGTATCTTCAATGTGTTGCTAATAAAAATCTTACCTCATTAAGTATTAGCGGTGCTACAAAACTTACCACACTTTGGTGTCCAAATAATAAATTAACATCATTAAATCTCGAAGGGCTTACAAGCCTTAAGAATATTGAATGTTATGGTAATCAATTGACAACATTAGATGTAGGGAATTTATTAAATCTAACAAGTTTAAGTTGTCAGGGTAATTTACTAAGTACGCTGAATGTAAATGGGGCAAGCGGACTTAAAAGTTTAACTTGTTTCAATAATAAATTACTTCGAATAAATGTAAGTAATCTGATAAATCTTGAAAGTTTGCTTTGTTATTCTAATGAGTTACTAGAACTGAATGTAAACGGCCTAGTTAATCTTAAAGAATTGTATTGTGATACCAATCATATTCCCTCTTTAAACTTAAGCGGATTGGTAAATCTTGAGAATCTAAATTGTAGTATAAATCAATTGTCTGAATTAAATTTAAACGGTTTAGTTAATCTTCAGGAATTGAGATGTAGTAATAATCAATTATCGTCCTTAAATCTAAGTGGATTAACAAAATTATTAACTTTTGAATGTGTTAATACTCAGATAAAGACATTAGATTTAAGTGAATCAAAGAATATTGAAAACTTAATCTGCTCTCAAAATCAGCTGACATCATTATTTATTAAAAATGGGAGTAATGAAAAAGGATATTTAAATTTTGCAAAGAATCCTGACCTGAAGTATGTCTGTGTAGATGAAAGCCAAACAGAAGAGGTAAAGCAATTAGTTAATAATTATGGTTATACCAATTGTAATGTAAATTCATACTGTTCCTTTGCACCAGGCTCAGATTACTTTACTATTCAGGGAGTTAATAAGTTTGATGAAACTAATAACGGTTGTGATGCTTCGGATTACAATTTTCCAAATTTGAAGTTTAATTTATTTGACGGAACAAATAACGGAAGTTTAATAGCTGCAGCAAATGGAAATTATTCAATTGCTTTACCAGCTGGTAGCCATACTGTAACCCCGGTTTTAGAGAATCCTTCTTATTTTAATGTTTCACCAGCTCAGTTGGATGTTACTTTTCCAACACAGGCAAGTCCGGTTGTACAGAATTTTTGCATAACATCAAATGGCACCCATCCTGATTTAGAAGTTTCAATTTTGCCAATTATCGCGGCTAGACCCGGATTTGATTCTTCCTATAAAATTATTTATAAAAATAAAGGAAATATAACTCAATCGGGTACTGTAAATTTAGCTTTTGATGATGCAGTTTTAGATTTGGTTACTGCAAATCCAGTTGCAACAACTCAGGTAATAAATAATTTATCATGGAGTTTTATTAATCTAAAACCATTTGAATCTAAAGAAATTAATTTGACAATTAAAGTAAATGCTCCAACAGCAATTCCTGCAGTAAATAATGGAGATATTTTATCATTTAAAGCAAATATAACTTCTGCTTTAGCAGATGATACAGCTTTAGATAATACCTTTACTTTAAATCAAACAGTTGTAGGTTCTTATGATCCAAACGACAAAACATGCTTAGAAGGTTCAGTTATTAAATCTGGTTTAATAGGTGAATATGTGCATTATATGATTCGTTTTGAGAATACGGGAACCTATGCTGCACAAAACATCGTTGTAAAAGATCTTATTGATTTGTCTAAATTTGATATCTCGACTTTAATTCCAACAAGTTCAAGTCATGCATTTGTTGCTAAAATCTCTGAAGTAAATAAAGTCGAGTTTATTTTCGAAAATATAAATCTTCCTTTTAATAATGCTAATAATGATGGTTATATTGCTTTCAAGATTAAAACAAAACCAACCTTAAAAGTAGGTGATACTTTTACTAATGATGCTAATATTTACTTTGATTACAATTTTCCAATTTTAACCAATAAAGCGACTTCAAAGTTTGATGCATCATTAGAAACTTCTGATTTTGTGTTTTCAAATTATTTCACTTTGTATCCAAATCCTGCAAGTGATATTCTAAATGTTGATGCTAAACAAGATACAGAAATACAATCAATTGCAATTTATGATGTTTTGGGACAATTGGTAATAGCAGTTCCAAATGCAAAATCGATTTCTAATATTGATGTTTCAAGGCTTAAAACAGGGAATTATTTTATAAAAGTAAAATCAGATAAAGGAAGTTCAGGTATGAAATTTATTAAAAATTAA
- a CDS encoding ExbD/TolR family protein — protein MNNLPKKIRSKKLNTRVDLTAMVSVSFLLIIFFMVVGELSKPKIMDISLPNYDYEERFMGCRLHDERRTLTLLLDDDNQIITYSGLLFYPIEGPKKLQYGKTGIRKELLERNKEVLEYSAQSGKPGRGITVIIKPSKKSNYGNLVDILDEMEIAKIDTYVILPEFTPEESKLLASK, from the coding sequence ATGAATAATCTACCAAAAAAAATACGAAGCAAAAAGTTAAATACAAGAGTTGATTTAACCGCAATGGTCAGCGTTTCTTTTTTACTAATCATATTTTTTATGGTTGTTGGAGAATTATCAAAGCCAAAAATTATGGATATTAGTTTACCCAATTATGACTACGAAGAGCGTTTTATGGGTTGCAGACTTCATGATGAAAGACGTACTCTAACACTTTTACTTGATGATGATAACCAAATAATTACTTATTCTGGATTATTATTTTATCCAATTGAAGGTCCAAAAAAGTTGCAATATGGGAAAACCGGAATTAGAAAAGAGTTATTAGAAAGAAATAAAGAAGTCTTAGAATATTCAGCTCAAAGTGGAAAACCTGGTCGTGGTATTACTGTTATTATTAAACCAAGCAAAAAATCTAATTATGGTAATTTAGTAGATATTTTAGACGAAATGGAAATTGCTAAAATTGATACTTATGTAATCTTACCTGAATTTACTCCTGAAGAATCAAAATTACTAGCTTCAAAATAA
- a CDS encoding ExbD/TolR family protein: protein MQNLPKKVRSKKLNTRVDLTAMVSVSFLLIIFFMIVGELSKPKAMNLDSPDLDCDDCLPAYVEENRSLTILLDQNDKIISYSGLVPIPIHTSKKMQYGKNGIRKELLEKNKMALEYSAKHGKPGRGLVVLIKPSKTSNYGNLVEILDELKIANIDTYNIDPEFTPEESKLLALR from the coding sequence ATGCAAAATCTACCAAAAAAAGTACGAAGCAAAAAGTTAAACACAAGAGTTGATTTAACCGCAATGGTCAGCGTTTCTTTTTTGCTGATTATATTTTTTATGATTGTTGGTGAATTGTCGAAGCCAAAAGCCATGAATTTAGATTCTCCTGATCTCGATTGTGATGATTGTCTCCCTGCTTATGTTGAAGAGAATCGATCTCTCACAATTTTATTAGATCAAAATGATAAAATAATTTCGTACTCGGGATTAGTACCTATTCCTATTCATACTTCTAAAAAAATGCAATATGGGAAAAATGGAATTAGAAAAGAGTTGCTAGAAAAAAACAAAATGGCTCTCGAATATTCAGCTAAACATGGCAAACCAGGAAGAGGACTTGTGGTTTTGATTAAACCAAGTAAAACGTCAAATTATGGAAATCTTGTAGAAATTCTTGATGAATTAAAAATAGCAAACATTGATACTTATAATATTGACCCAGAATTTACTCCAGAAGAATCAAAATTATTAGCTTTAAGATAA
- a CDS encoding fasciclin domain-containing protein → MKTRKFLATAVLALGVAFASNAQKSVMVGGAAMYPNKNIIENAVNSKDHTTLVAAVKAADLVETLQGTGPFTVFAPTNKAFDKLPKGTVESLLKPENKKMLQTILTYHVVAGKMNSSDIAAAIKEGKGKATLKTVSGGTLTAWMSGKDLYISDENGNKSKVTIADVNQSNGVIHVVDTVLLPKK, encoded by the coding sequence ATGAAAACTAGAAAATTTTTAGCCACTGCGGTTTTAGCTTTAGGAGTTGCATTTGCATCTAATGCACAAAAATCAGTAATGGTTGGCGGAGCTGCAATGTATCCGAATAAAAATATTATTGAAAATGCTGTTAATTCAAAAGACCATACAACATTGGTTGCGGCAGTAAAAGCAGCCGATTTAGTTGAAACATTACAAGGTACAGGACCATTTACTGTTTTTGCACCAACTAATAAGGCTTTTGATAAATTACCAAAAGGAACAGTGGAATCATTATTGAAACCAGAGAATAAAAAAATGCTACAAACAATCTTAACTTATCATGTAGTGGCAGGAAAAATGAACTCGTCTGATATTGCTGCCGCAATAAAAGAAGGAAAAGGAAAAGCGACCCTTAAAACAGTTAGCGGTGGTACATTAACAGCCTGGATGAGTGGTAAAGATTTATATATTAGTGACGAGAACGGAAATAAATCTAAAGTTACCATTGCCGATGTAAATCAGTCAAATGGAGTGATTCATGTAGTTGATACAGTATTGCTTCCAAAAAAATAA
- a CDS encoding EamA family transporter — MKNKEINLPPVPAVLLAIISVQCGAAIAKTLFPAVGAAGTASMRIGFSALILLLAYRPNLKAITSAQWKLVIPYGLCLGAMNLIFYLAIERIPVGLGVTLEFIGPLVVAIAGSKRLVDYCWVLLAAIGILLIAPWTNQRLDSLGVIFALLAGALWATYIVLGGKISKIMNGGQAVTIGMLFASILILPFGILEKGLANLTPNLLGAGVALALLSSAIPFTLEMKALGQLPPRTFSILMSLEPAAASICAFIFLQENLNFSEILAVFCVVIASAGSTLTAKK; from the coding sequence ATGAAAAATAAAGAAATAAACCTTCCTCCTGTTCCGGCAGTATTATTAGCAATTATTAGTGTACAATGTGGAGCAGCAATTGCAAAAACATTATTTCCGGCAGTAGGTGCTGCGGGCACAGCATCAATGCGAATTGGTTTTTCGGCATTAATTTTATTATTAGCTTACAGACCAAACTTAAAAGCGATTACATCAGCCCAATGGAAATTGGTAATTCCTTACGGATTGTGCCTGGGCGCAATGAATTTAATTTTTTATTTAGCAATTGAAAGAATCCCAGTTGGTTTAGGCGTTACTTTAGAATTCATTGGGCCTCTTGTTGTTGCTATTGCAGGTTCAAAACGTCTGGTAGACTATTGCTGGGTTTTGCTTGCTGCAATCGGGATTTTACTAATCGCACCATGGACCAATCAACGTTTAGATTCACTAGGTGTTATTTTTGCTCTTTTAGCTGGTGCCCTTTGGGCTACATATATTGTTTTAGGCGGGAAAATTTCTAAAATAATGAATGGTGGTCAAGCGGTAACAATTGGGATGTTGTTTGCTTCTATTTTAATTTTGCCTTTTGGTATTTTAGAAAAAGGACTTGCTAATTTAACACCAAATCTCTTAGGCGCAGGCGTTGCACTTGCTTTGTTATCCAGTGCGATCCCATTTACTTTAGAAATGAAAGCTCTGGGCCAACTTCCTCCTCGTACTTTTAGTATATTAATGAGTTTAGAACCTGCAGCTGCTTCTATTTGTGCTTTTATTTTCCTGCAGGAAAATTTAAACTTTTCTGAAATATTAGCCGTTTTTTGTGTTGTAATTGCCTCGGCAGGAAGCACTTTGACAGCGAAAAAATAA
- a CDS encoding SsrA-binding protein, with product MYKVLAQLNKILLPSFTKQGLDISKAKKWQMAIIGYRAYVTKRALG from the coding sequence ATGTATAAAGTTTTAGCCCAACTAAATAAAATTCTTTTGCCAAGTTTTACGAAACAAGGTTTAGATATTTCAAAAGCCAAAAAATGGCAAATGGCTATAATTGGTTATCGTGCTTATGTAACTAAACGTGCTTTAGGTTAA
- a CDS encoding M56 family metallopeptidase, whose protein sequence is MEALFIFIAKSSSLIAVFYCAYYFLLRKETFFNSNRYFLLAGLLTAVILPLIIYTKVVWIDPIPLSDTPITNYNYLSHSPKVTENDSFEINWFLVSLAVYAIGFSAFMIKFAIDFYSLNTVLKGKKIKQQEDFKFVDVEDNIAPFSYFDYIVYNSSLYSETELQSILEHEKVHSDQHHTIDVIISRIFCILFWFNPIIWLYKKAILQNLEFIADNEASKKIADKKAYQYTLLKITTHETCVAITNHFYQSLIKKRIVMLNKNQSKKWNYWKYYIVIPVLALFVLSFQIKTITQEKERKEAQGIAQNEDSVAVFKIKKTTTDQELKEMAAKLKKEHDVDMLVSNVKRNSKNELTAIMVKAQKGTEDVQTIQIEGNKPIKDCGIMILTEDNGSKKIGIVTDSEIEKPIIIGNRTVEIKHYNGTNMPVPPVPPTSLVTDALPAPPAPPVAPAFPSGAMPPVPPVDMSKMPKPPVAPANPRDKVAMSKFEKEMDEFDKKMEAFEPQMAAYEKQVEAVMAQREAIYDKQMEKFDLAMEKYEADMERYSANMEKQFSNHSPDYERKNMKEYLKNMKNYEKNMKAYEKEMSKMDKENKKS, encoded by the coding sequence ATGGAAGCACTTTTTATTTTTATCGCCAAATCAAGTTCTTTAATTGCAGTATTTTATTGTGCCTATTATTTTCTGCTTCGTAAAGAAACTTTTTTTAACAGCAATAGATATTTTTTGCTTGCCGGTTTATTAACTGCCGTTATTTTGCCTTTGATCATTTATACCAAAGTGGTCTGGATTGACCCAATTCCGCTTTCTGATACACCAATTACAAACTACAATTATCTTTCTCACAGTCCTAAAGTTACAGAAAATGACTCTTTTGAAATCAATTGGTTTTTAGTATCGTTAGCTGTTTATGCTATCGGTTTTTCAGCATTTATGATCAAATTTGCCATTGACTTTTATAGTTTAAACACTGTTTTAAAAGGAAAAAAGATCAAACAACAAGAAGATTTTAAATTTGTTGATGTAGAGGATAACATTGCTCCTTTTTCTTACTTTGATTACATCGTGTACAACTCATCACTGTACAGCGAAACAGAATTACAAAGTATTTTAGAACACGAAAAAGTACACAGCGATCAGCATCATACAATTGATGTGATCATTTCGAGAATTTTCTGTATTCTTTTTTGGTTTAATCCAATTATCTGGCTGTACAAGAAAGCAATTCTTCAGAACCTGGAATTTATTGCAGATAATGAAGCTTCTAAAAAAATAGCCGACAAAAAAGCGTATCAATACACGCTTTTAAAAATAACAACACATGAAACTTGTGTTGCAATCACCAATCATTTTTATCAATCATTAATCAAAAAACGAATTGTCATGTTAAACAAAAATCAATCAAAAAAATGGAATTACTGGAAGTATTATATTGTAATTCCTGTACTTGCACTATTTGTACTTTCCTTTCAAATAAAAACAATTACGCAAGAAAAAGAACGAAAAGAAGCTCAGGGAATTGCCCAAAATGAAGATTCAGTTGCTGTATTTAAAATTAAAAAAACAACAACCGATCAGGAGCTAAAAGAAATGGCAGCTAAACTTAAAAAAGAACATGATGTAGATATGTTAGTTTCTAACGTAAAAAGAAATTCTAAAAATGAACTAACCGCCATAATGGTAAAAGCACAAAAAGGTACAGAAGATGTTCAAACTATCCAGATTGAAGGTAATAAGCCAATAAAAGACTGTGGAATTATGATTTTAACCGAAGATAATGGTTCAAAAAAAATAGGAATCGTTACAGACAGTGAAATTGAAAAACCAATAATCATAGGGAATCGTACTGTCGAAATTAAACATTATAATGGTACAAATATGCCTGTACCACCAGTTCCGCCGACATCGCTGGTAACTGATGCATTACCTGCACCACCCGCTCCCCCTGTAGCACCTGCTTTTCCTTCCGGGGCAATGCCTCCTGTACCTCCGGTTGACATGTCTAAAATGCCAAAACCTCCTGTAGCTCCGGCAAATCCAAGAGACAAAGTAGCTATGAGTAAATTTGAAAAAGAGATGGACGAGTTTGACAAAAAAATGGAAGCATTTGAACCACAGATGGCAGCATATGAGAAACAAGTCGAAGCAGTAATGGCACAAAGAGAAGCCATATATGATAAACAAATGGAAAAGTTTGATCTTGCAATGGAGAAATATGAAGCTGACATGGAACGCTATAGTGCCAATATGGAAAAACAATTTTCAAATCACTCTCCTGATTATGAAAGAAAAAATATGAAGGAGTACTTGAAAAACATGAAAAACTACGAGAAAAATATGAAAGCTTACGAAAAAGAAATGAGTAAGATGGATAAAGAAAATAAAAAATCATAG
- a CDS encoding M56 family metallopeptidase translates to MEALLIYIAKSTGLVILFYCAYYFLLRKETFFNSNRWFLLIGLFTSVILPFAVYTKIIWVKPTPTTAINLSSINTFQTIESNSTEINWLFLVSLVYCIGFLILLVKLGMDFYSLHTVLKGKKIQQQADFKFIDTTDNIAPFSYFEYIVYNSSMYTPSELENIIEHEKVHSDQNHTIDVLISRAFCLLFWFNPVIWLYKKAITQNLEFIADKEAAQKISDKKAYQYTLLKITTHESCVAITNHFYQSLIKKRIVMLNKNQSKKGSSWKLCLVIPALAAFVFLFQIEVIAKEKKEIKKEVLNNNEASEDIYKISKTTTDQELKEIAENLKKKHNTDAVFSDVRRNSNNELTGLKVDLKRSSEEAQVFMIEGNQAIKECQIIVVTESDGSKNIKLVTENEATQVKVTEQENKVEVKKVKNSKTDCNAKTNNNTHTSISTSTCTHTADVNVNVNANVNSDVNANPNTNVKIIKTSYNSNFNIEPRTNTITTIQTNGSESSKKITQLVVVNGEVNTDIKKGSDIQNLRIETIRILKDENAIKKYGDKGKDGVIEIETN, encoded by the coding sequence ATGGAAGCACTACTTATTTATATTGCCAAATCTACCGGTTTAGTTATACTATTTTACTGTGCTTATTATTTTTTACTTCGAAAAGAAACTTTCTTTAATAGCAATCGTTGGTTTTTACTAATCGGTTTATTTACATCTGTTATTTTGCCGTTTGCCGTTTACACAAAAATCATTTGGGTAAAACCTACTCCAACAACTGCTATTAATTTATCCTCCATCAATACTTTTCAAACCATTGAAAGTAACAGTACAGAAATCAACTGGTTATTCTTAGTCTCACTGGTTTATTGCATTGGATTTTTAATCTTACTAGTAAAATTGGGAATGGACTTTTATAGTCTTCACACGGTTCTAAAAGGAAAAAAAATCCAGCAACAAGCTGACTTTAAATTTATTGACACGACCGACAATATAGCGCCTTTCTCCTACTTTGAATATATTGTATACAACTCATCAATGTATACACCATCTGAATTAGAGAATATTATCGAGCATGAAAAAGTACACAGCGATCAAAATCATACCATCGACGTACTTATATCCCGCGCTTTTTGTCTTTTATTTTGGTTTAATCCTGTAATATGGCTTTATAAAAAAGCTATTACACAAAATCTGGAGTTTATTGCTGATAAAGAAGCAGCTCAGAAAATTTCAGATAAAAAAGCCTATCAATACACACTTTTAAAAATAACAACACATGAAAGTTGTGTCGCCATCACCAATCATTTTTATCAATCATTAATCAAAAAACGAATCGTCATGTTAAACAAAAATCAATCAAAAAAAGGAAGTTCCTGGAAACTCTGTCTAGTGATTCCGGCGCTTGCAGCTTTTGTCTTTCTATTTCAAATTGAAGTAATTGCAAAAGAGAAAAAAGAAATTAAGAAAGAAGTTCTTAATAACAACGAAGCTTCTGAAGATATTTACAAAATCAGTAAAACAACAACTGATCAGGAATTAAAGGAAATTGCAGAAAACTTAAAGAAAAAACATAATACAGACGCTGTATTCTCTGATGTAAGACGAAATTCAAATAACGAATTAACCGGATTGAAAGTTGATCTTAAAAGAAGCTCAGAAGAAGCGCAGGTCTTTATGATCGAAGGAAATCAGGCCATTAAAGAATGCCAGATTATAGTGGTTACCGAAAGTGATGGTTCTAAGAATATCAAGTTAGTAACCGAAAATGAAGCGACTCAGGTAAAAGTTACTGAGCAGGAAAATAAAGTTGAAGTAAAAAAAGTTAAAAATTCTAAAACTGATTGTAATGCTAAAACTAATAATAATACTCATACAAGCATTAGTACAAGCACTTGTACACATACTGCCGATGTTAACGTGAATGTAAATGCAAACGTAAATTCTGATGTAAACGCTAATCCTAACACCAATGTAAAAATAATTAAAACCAGCTATAACTCGAATTTTAACATCGAACCGAGAACAAATACGATTACCACAATTCAAACAAATGGCAGCGAGTCTTCAAAAAAAATAACCCAACTGGTTGTGGTAAACGGAGAGGTTAATACTGACATTAAAAAAGGTTCAGATATTCAAAATTTAAGAATTGAGACAATACGCATATTAAAAGATGAAAATGCAATTAAAAAGTACGGAGATAAAGGTAAAGACGGTGTTATTGAAATTGAAACCAATTAA
- a CDS encoding BlaI/MecI/CopY family transcriptional regulator, which produces MQKLTNKEEEIMQILWKLKKAFVKEIQAEITEDQPHYNTLSTIVRNLEEKGFVAHNAFGNTHQYYPVVTLEAYSKKYMKTAIDNYFNSSYKNMVSFFAKEEKISAAELREILAMIENPKEEK; this is translated from the coding sequence ATGCAAAAGTTAACCAACAAGGAAGAAGAAATCATGCAGATTTTATGGAAGCTTAAAAAAGCATTCGTAAAAGAGATTCAGGCAGAAATTACTGAAGATCAACCGCACTATAATACACTTTCGACTATAGTTCGAAATCTGGAAGAAAAAGGTTTTGTGGCGCATAATGCATTTGGAAATACACATCAGTATTATCCGGTTGTAACTCTAGAGGCGTACAGCAAAAAGTACATGAAAACGGCAATTGATAATTATTTCAATAGTTCGTATAAGAATATGGTTTCATTTTTTGCAAAAGAAGAAAAGATTTCTGCTGCAGAATTACGTGAAATTCTTGCGATGATTGAGAATCCAAAAGAAGAAAAATAG
- a CDS encoding MDR family MFS transporter — MLKTAFNHYINNFRGFSREIWILAIVTFINRAGTMVLPFLSKYLKEDLHFTYNQVGWIMVAFGLGSMLGSWLGGKLSDKIGFYKIMIFSLFTSGVSLFLVQYITTFWALCGAMFVLMTIADMFRPAMFVSLGAYAKPENRTRALTLVRLAVNLGFAAGPALGGLIIMGIGYSGLFWVDGASCIVSISIFALLVKEKKKAIHEDKNESAGDIKSVFHDKIFWVFLFVSFVTAMIFFQLFTTLPLYHNEKFGLSEFQTGLLMTLNGLLIFLLEMPTVGFMERKGFPKIRIIILGSSVMALSFFLLLINVWAGILVISMICISIGEILTFPFSNAFALSRAPKGQEGRYMALYTMSFSLAHIISSKLGFEIITRMGYQTNWFFMASIGVIAMLCCLWIKKALVREKIS; from the coding sequence ATGCTCAAAACTGCCTTTAACCACTACATCAATAATTTTCGTGGATTTTCAAGAGAAATTTGGATACTTGCCATCGTTACTTTTATCAATCGTGCCGGAACAATGGTGCTTCCTTTTTTATCTAAATATTTAAAAGAAGACCTGCATTTCACTTACAATCAGGTCGGTTGGATAATGGTCGCTTTTGGTTTAGGATCTATGTTAGGTTCCTGGTTAGGTGGTAAACTCTCAGATAAAATTGGGTTTTACAAAATCATGATTTTTAGTTTATTTACTAGTGGAGTTTCGCTCTTTCTTGTGCAATATATTACTACATTTTGGGCGCTTTGCGGAGCCATGTTTGTCTTAATGACAATTGCAGATATGTTTCGTCCGGCTATGTTTGTTTCTCTGGGTGCCTATGCAAAACCAGAAAACAGAACTCGTGCCTTAACTCTTGTTCGTCTTGCCGTAAATTTAGGTTTTGCCGCAGGACCTGCACTTGGAGGTTTAATTATTATGGGAATTGGATATTCCGGATTGTTCTGGGTTGATGGAGCTTCATGCATTGTTTCTATCTCCATTTTTGCATTATTGGTTAAAGAAAAGAAAAAAGCCATTCATGAGGATAAAAATGAAAGCGCAGGAGATATAAAATCGGTGTTTCATGATAAAATCTTTTGGGTTTTCTTATTTGTAAGTTTTGTTACTGCCATGATTTTCTTTCAGCTTTTTACGACTTTACCTTTATATCATAATGAAAAATTTGGTCTGAGTGAATTTCAAACGGGACTATTAATGACTTTAAATGGTCTCTTGATTTTTCTTCTGGAAATGCCAACAGTTGGTTTTATGGAGAGAAAAGGCTTCCCTAAAATCAGGATTATTATTCTCGGATCTTCTGTAATGGCACTTAGTTTCTTTTTATTACTTATTAATGTTTGGGCTGGAATACTGGTTATTAGCATGATTTGTATTTCGATAGGAGAAATTTTAACCTTCCCATTTTCTAATGCCTTTGCTTTAAGCCGCGCCCCAAAAGGTCAGGAAGGACGCTATATGGCCTTATATACTATGAGTTTTAGTCTTGCTCATATTATAAGTTCAAAATTAGGGTTTGAAATTATTACACGCATGGGGTATCAGACCAACTGGTTTTTCATGGCTAGTATTGGTGTAATTGCAATGCTTTGTTGTTTGTGGATAAAAAAAGCTCTGGTACGCGAAAAAATATCTTAA